The DNA sequence ttagaaaaatatttttccaaaatttttaattactagtgtaacattttttaatgatgtTAATTACGCTATTCCTTAAAAAAGAATGAATACATTTTCTGTAGCTGTGtccgattattttttttaacaacaaaaatgAACGAGCAAATTTGATTCTTCAGTGTGTAAGTTcgactttttaaataacgcatacagaaagaagaaagaacaAATTGTATAGCTAGACAATGTGCTGGCTTACATAAATCCAGAAACAAAAAGCTCTTTATAATATACACATTTCAATTtacacatttaaatatttcttacgtttctatttaaataataattacactaATTTGTtagagaaattgaaaaatttgtcattttcGAAAATATGACACAGTATATAGAAGTATGTGACGAACATTGATTAGGAGCTCTCGTTTTATTACGAGTTTTAATTTAGCATTATGGTCAATCGCGGGTATAATGACAAAGTTTTGTGTGCAATACGTTTGTAAATGAACGGAAGTGATTTGGCCGCGAGCAGAGTGAAAAGTGTTTTTCGagatagaaatataataaaatttagaaagcGCAAGCATTATCAAGATAAGAGTCATAGATCAGACTGTATCATTAGGCCAGAGGATGAGCGAATGTCTGGAAGGATTTGTGTCTGCTGTCAAAGCACTTTTTCCAATATCAACACAAACCTACCATCAAGAAGGTAAGCTTAAGGAGTACACACTCTTCGTACCACATTTTCTTCCCCTTATTTTCTCTTGCAAATTCGCGAGTAGATTAAACGAACATCTGAGTCACATTGAGCTCAATTCCGAACTTATTCTCTATACATCATATGCAAGCATTATCATTTACTGTATTTAATCATGTAATTAAGACAGTTTGCAAATTGAGAATAGTCAGAAAAAAGTTTACTTAAAATAGGTGCATAGtctttgtaaataatatttatttatttgtttgtttgttGTAGCTATTGATGCTACAGCATTTAGATATTGCCTGCGTTTAGTACAACTGCTACTTTTGTaactgttgtaaaaatttgtgatTCTGATTGATGGGTGCTTTTAGATTCAGTCTAGATTAAGACCACGCACCAATTAAGATTCACGGATGTTGTAACATGTTGCAAATGTCGCGCTTGTGGTGAATGCAGCCAACATATCGTTACATTCACatagtataatatttaatttttctactttaaaGAAGGACGTTTAAATGTTGCTGAAACTTTAAAACGCTAGTTAAAAGATGTTCACGAgctaaattttacataaaaaaaaaaaaatgtaaaaatatgaaatttgtTTTAGGTCAAATAGATATctcgtttttttgtttccatCAATATGCAAAATTGTATCCAGAACTGTATAAGACATCACGAATAAAAATCATACATCACCTATAACTATCAAACTTGCGAAAATGTTTGACTTGTACGATTGCGCACACGGAATAAAGATTCtatcattttctttatcattttcaaGATATTTTACATCCGCCTAAAGTATCAAGTGCGTTGCATATGCTCTCATACAGCAACTTTTAACACATCCGTGTAAGGGAAAAGTTTATGCATCGTGCATAGACGGCTACACGCGACAATTCTTTTCTCTAGCCTTTGTTCTATGTATCTCAATGATTGTGTGacatttgaatattttagatTCAAAATCTCACGGCGGTGCGACCTGTAGCGCAACGAGTAGCAGCACGAGTAGTCAAGTTCTGGGTGTCAAGTCCAGCATCAGAGTGGGTAACGCAGCAAGTAACTCTGTGGAGAGTGGTGGGGGGGCGTTGGCACATGACGGGGCAGGCACGAGTGGCATCGCGTCAACGGCCACTGCCAATCCACCTGTGTCTGCCGCCGTTTCTGCCAACCCTACGCACCCTCATTCTACACACAAGCACCTGCTACGCTCTCGCGCAAAAGCTTCTGGCGAACAACCCAAGGAACTGCCATCTGGTAACAAGACTTCAGGAAAACATCACAAGAAAGACACTACAACGGGTTCCTGCTCGAGTTCCAGGTGCGCACTTCAGAGATATACTTTTGCAATCTCAGCTTCTAAGTTTCATCACAAAGCTGCTGTTACGTAATCggttaaaaacaattaataacgTTTGATATTGTTGCAGACATCGCTCCTCATCGCGCGTGAGGAAGCCGGTGGTGGAAAGTGGCTCTGCGGGATTGGGTAGTGTAATGTCAGGCAATGATTCCATCAGTGCTACTTCAGTATCATCATCGATTCCGAGCAGTCAGTTAGTCTCGACCACAGGTGAGGAGGAATCGGCATCAACCGCTACATCCGCCACAGGTTAAATGCTATTGATGTGtctaactttaattaattttatttaattttttaattaactttaattaacttgAACCAATTTTATTGCTCAATGTCGGGttacgttattttaaaatgtcaaCTTCTTATTTGCACGCGTAGCCAGCGGAGGTCCATCTGGAATGTCAGCAACGACTGGTGATAGTGAAAGCGATGATGGAGAAGTTGGGCGATTACAAGCTTTGTTAGAAGCTAGAGGTTTACCGCCTCACGTGTTCGGCGCGTTAGGACCGCGGATGCAGCACTTACTTAATAGAAGCATGGGCGCGAGTTctggtattaataattttttttttcgcatattataatttaattataacactttcgaaaaaaaatttaattttataacctTATTATTTGTTTGTGCtaaagtatcttttttttatatattaatttttaaattaacaatttgcaGCTGCTAAAGCACAACAGCTATTAGCTGGTTTACAAGCCGTCGAAGATGAAGGAGAGCAATTGCAGGCCGTTATGAACATGGGAGAAATTCTTGTAATGGGCAACGAAGATACTCTGACCGGTTTTCCGGTTAAGCAAGTGGTTgcagctttaattaatttattgggAATCGAGCATAATTTTGCGATAATGACTCACGCATGTCGCGCTCTTACGTATATGATGGAGGCGCTGCCGCGCTCATCTACCGTTGTAGTAGATGCAGTACCAGTGTTTCTACAAAAGCTTGAGTCGATTGAATGCATGGACGTGGCGGAACAATGTTTAACAGCATTAGCCATGTTATCGCGCAGGCacagtaaaacaattttacatgcggtatgtatatatattccagcaaatttttttataatttttacatgtgCAATTGACAGAACATTTTGTCACAgttgacaaaattataaactaaaaCGGGTTACAAATCacgttaaaaagatatatttttctgttgaCTTACTAAATAAAAACTGTATTTTAACGTGTATCTCGTGaatttttaagatatatattttttttctgtaatattatcaatttaagATGATTGAGAgtgaataaaacttttaattattattttaaacatatagattaattataatgtttttttcctactattttatatcattaaaaaatttttttaatattgtaattacttttattacttgaaatttgtacgttttaataataatgttattattttttttatttgtagggTGGGGTATCAGCCTGTTTGAAGtttgttgatttttttaacatcacAGCACAACGTGCAGCGTTAACAATTACTGCAAACTGCTGTCAAAATCTCCATCCTGATGATTTTCATTTAGTAGTGGATAGTCTGCCATTATTAACAAGTAGATTGACGAATCAAGACAAAAAGAGCGTCGAGTGCGTATGTCAAGCATTCAGTAGATTGGTTGACAGTTTCCAACATGATCCTGTGATGCtgcataaaattatcaatGCCGAACTCTTACAGAATTTACAACAACTGGTACATGCGTTtgtcgattaaatatttatacaaatatttatacatttatcttctccgtttatatattattttacgttttctGTTACAGCTTATGATTACGCCGCCGGTTAACAGCACTAACAATTTCATAACTGTATTACGAATGCTCTCTGTGATATCAAATCGCTGTCCCGACTTGGCGCAATTGTTGCTGCAACAAAACATAGCCTTTACATTAAGTTATCTTTTAACCGGATCTCTGGAAGTCAAAACGGAAGATGTGGAACTGGTGCCGCGTACACCGCAGGAATGGTTTGAAATTACATGTTTAATTGAAGAACTTATGCCTCCGTTACCAACAGATGGGATATTCAGTGTAAATAGTTTACTCGAAAGGACCAGTAATCAACAGGAAACTGTTCAGTGGGAATGGCGCGACGAAAGACAATGTTCCCATCCGTTCAGTACTATAGATTCTAGAATTATCGAGGTAATTTGTCGTATTGGACGCTTCGATTGATAGACTAGTatgagaaatttaattgttaattataaatattttagatggCGTTTCAAAATGGCGAAGATGAGATATGCCTTACCTCTTTAGGACGAACTTACACTATAGATCTGACTGTGATGAAACAAATTAACGAAGATATAGGAATGGCAAGGAGTATATTTCGGAGAGTGAACACTAATCCCACTGAGGGGAAAAGTCCAACTTGCTCATCTAggtacaaaatatatatatatatattattaatcttcAAACGTTACGTACGGCTTTGTCATTAATGTATATTTGTCATGCTATTGATTACAGTATGGATGTTGTGCCTCCGGTAATTGAAACGAACGAATGGCTAGTGTCTTTTATTCGAACATTATTCTCTGTACTATATGAAGTTTATAGTAGCTCAGCTGGACCTGCTGTGAAATGCAAATGCCTCCGAGCTCTTCTTCGTATGGTGTATTATGCTTCAACTGATTTACTTAAGGTAagataagatattaaaaagataagatattaaaaattaaaattaaaagatattttgatATACAAGTTATACgtgaattgttttttttttttttttgaacagGATGTTTTAAAGAATCAAGTGGTTTCGTCACATATAGCCGGTATGTTAGCGTCACAAGATTTACGTATAGTTATCGGGGCTCTTCAAATGGCGAGTATTCTGATGAAAAGATTGCCACAAGTATTTGGGGTTCATTTTCATCGTGAGGGCGTACTACATCAAGTTCGTCAATTAGCAGATCCTGAAGTACCTCTTGGTGTTTCACCACCTAAGTGCCCTTCTGGTAATATGCGCTAATTCTATTTTCATTATTGTTATTCGTTTTCATTcagtatattttaaagaattttacttagctttaatttatttgttatatatgtaataattaacattttacgtTATATTTAGGTACATCATTACCAAGCCCACAGCCAGGTCCATCTAATACACCACTTTCTTCCACCACAATGTTGTCTTCTAGTAGTGCCACATCTCCGGTTGTCTCTCCATCATCAAACGGCAACATATTGTTCGGCACAATTGCGTCGTCATGCCAGTATAAACCAAATATCAGTGCTTCGTTGGAATCGCACAGAACGGAATTAAACAACAGTATAGAGGAAACGAGTGCATCGCAAAGTGCTCATTTGTTAGTATAAAATACATTCATCTtacaagttttaaaataattatgagaTCTTACTTGTGAATCGTGCCTTTCTATTTATCAGAAGAATCGGTGACGTACTGAAGAAGAAACGACAGAATAAGAAGGGTCGTTTTTCGAGATTGGGAAGTGCCACTACGCCGCAGCAAACGCAACAGCCGGAATCTCTGTTTACCGGTTTCACTCCGAAGAATAATCGATTCTTAGGAAATCTCAATCCGGCCAAGTGGGGTCGGAAATCGTCCTCGTCCAGTACAAGCAACGACAAAAGAGACTCTAGTTCATCCACGAATTTGTCGAAACCACCAAGTAATCCGAGCTTAACTGGCGGAAATAGAGATAAAGCAAAGGCGTGGGTGCGTGAACAAGCTGCCCAATTCTTGGCAAGATATCAAGATGACGCCCCTTGCACTCATCCCGCCCTAACTGTTCTCGCTCGACTGACTGCTGCGATACAGCGATTGCAATCAAACGTAAGCGCATTATATGATCATATATATCGTGCAAAGATAAACATCTTAAACGGTTGTTTTATCAAGATATtcacgttacatttttattattaaacagcTTCGTGTGTTATCAATGTGCACCCATACAAAGCATAAGTGAttgaaattacaaaaatacacGTACAGATTCCacaaatacatacatatatgtatatgcagcATATATATTACAGCTATTTATGATATGTCTACAGATTTTTATGAATCGTGTTTACTTTTGTAGGAATTGGATGAAATGTTGTCAGCGCTAACGGAATTACGAGATATAGTTCTAGAAAGCGATATCTCTCCGTTTGAAATGAATTACAGTGGTCTTATCAAGGCCTTGTTAAACTACCTCACTACAACAGATGCACCGGGCAATCGCTATGACCGTCTTCGTATGTTTTGGAAGTTGTTTGCCGAGTCTACTGTGagtagaattaatttctttttaatttcatctaAAATGAATGTGGGCGTGTATATGTAATTCTTGCGACGCTGCTCCTTTTAGATGCAACAAAATAATGATATCATGGATCTTAATCCCGGAGCGTTTGGTGCTTTAGTAACAAAATTGAATAGCTGCGTTGCACAGTTGGAACAATTCCCAGTGAAGGTTCACGACTTGCCTGCGGGTTCTGGCGCCGGTCGCGGCGGAACTAGTGctctcaaattttttaacacacATCAACTTAAGGTAATAAATTGCTCTATCTAAAATAAACCTCACCtatctaaaataaactttattaaactgtcagagaaaataattttatcccgGCCATTGTAAAATAAACGCAAACGTTTTATTGAATCTTACAGTGTAATCTTCAACGACATCCAGACTGTAATAATCTTAAACAATGGAAAGGCGGTACTGTAAAAATCGATCCACTTGCATTAGTACAAGCGATAGAGCGTTACTTGATGGTACGAGGATACGGCAGAATACGTGATGCCGATTCAATGGTCAGTGATGACGACAATAGCGAGGATGATATTGACGATACTTTGGTATGTATTTTTCAATGGtcatttttagataaaaaaaaattgataaaatcggCGCAAAGTGTTATTTTggcttaattttattttattgtttttttctaGGCGGCAGTTGTGATAAGTCAAGGACCGCCGAAACATAaacttcaatttttaatcGGTGACGTGGTCCTGCCCTTTAACATGACAGTTTATCAAGCTGTCAGGCAGTTTGGATGTTCCGGAGTGGATCATTCTGAAGCAGAGGCCGACAGTGAACCACCACTTGGGCACGATGCGGTATGGGTGCAGACCCATACGATATATTACaggtattttttaatatcacgcagtaaaaagatttttttttttttttacctttctcTTATCTTTCAAAGTTGtattaacgtttttattaGAGTAAATAGTTAACAGAtatgattttgtttttttgttcaaAACTTTTATAAGAGCATCGATTtctagtttattttttaaacaatagattttatttacagttCTATTTAATTGgcaaactaaatattttttttttttatacagacCTGTACCAGAAGAGGACGCCGCAACCTCTCCAAAATCTGGATCAAGTTCACAGGGTAATAGTAGAAAGGGCAAGGGAAAAAGTACAAAGATTAGTtcgaaaaggaaagaagataGTCTATGGCTAGAAGGCACGGTTCCGCTTCAACATTGTCCCCTCGCGCCATATCTATCTCCCGCATTACCACCCTCCGTAACTATCACAGACGCTTCTCTCGATGGATTGTGCCTGCTGCGACTCTTGCATGCTCTTAATCGTCATTGGGGTATATTATTCCCTCATCTTAAGAGCATGAGCCTGCTGTTGCCTCAGgattttatcaataataagATCGCTGCAAAAGCCAGCAGGCAGCTGCAAGATCCATTGGTAATCATGACCGGAAATTTACCGTCTTGGTTACAACAGATAGCATCTGTTTGGTAAGTAAAATTGATAGAGATCGAATGTTGATTTAcctaatttttatatcttttgcAATTTAAGGATTTacttgcaataattaaattatttaattttcagtccttttctctttccattCGAAACAAGACAGCTCTTATTATACGCGACGTCGTTCGATCGAGACCGAGCGTTGCAGCGTCTCTTAGACTCCGCGCCGGAACTTTCGGGATCAGATAGCCAAGAACGCGTTACTCCGCGCTTAGAACGAAGAAAGAGAACAATTTCGAGAACGGATATTCTCAAACAAGCGGAACAAGTGATTCAAGACTTAGCCTCTAACAAGGCCTTACTTGAAGTGCAATACGTTAATGAGGTGGGTTAATTTTTGTGCTTCTCAGGTTGCTAATCTTACGGCAAGTTTTTAACGTGGTGTTCGTGCTTTTGCAGGTCGGCACCGGTCTTGGTCCAACTCTGGAATTCTATGCTCTAGTCTCCAAGGAACTGCAACGCGCTGATTTAGACTTGTGGCATGGCAGTTCAAGTGCCACTGAAAATGGATACGTTAATTCCTTGCACGGACTTTTCCCGATTCCAATTCCATGGAATACTAAAGTATCTCATTTAGCAAAATTGAAGACAAAATTCAAATTCCTCGGAAAATTTATGGCAAAAGCAATATACGATTCCAGAATGGTAAAGTCAATGttacttatttataaaatctcaTTTTGATAATACTTTCATAATACCTTTAACAAGTTTAATCATTTCTCTTTTAGTTGGACTTGCCATTTAGTTTAACTTTTTACCGTTGGTTACTGGGAGAGGAACATACTCTCACGTTAGCGGACTTGGCATACGTATGTCCCGACATATATCGTACTCTTAGTAAACTCCAAGAAGttgtgagaaaaaaagaagttatggAAAAGGATCAAACACTACGGCCGCACGAAAAAGCGCAATTGATAGAGGCTCTCGATTTAGACAAGTGCCCGATTTCAGATCTGGGTCTTGTATTCGAATTGCCGGGCTATGAAAATATCGAATTGAGAAAAGGTGGAAGCGATATATCGGTTACTGTTCACAATTTGGATCAATATATTAAGGTAAACGCATCATTTAACACTTTCCTTCATAGATACAACTCGAAAGATCACGGTAATCATGTAATCTGTAAAATTTCAGTTAGTGGTACACTGGTTCTTGTACGAAGGAGTATTTAGGCAAATGGAGGCTTTCCGGGAAGGTTTCGAGTCGGTATTTCCTCCGTCACAATTGAGACTATTCTTCCCGGAGGAATTGGAGGCAGTATTCTGCGGTCACGCACAAACCGGCGGGCTGTGGGACGTGAAAACTCTTGCCGAGTGCTGTAGAACCGACCATGGTTACACGCCAGATTCAAGAGCTATTTGTTTTCTGTTCGAAGTCATGTCCAAATATAACAGCGAGGAACAGCGACAGTTCATTCAATTTGTTACCGGTTCACCACGTCTACCCGTTGGaggtaaatatttaattttttttttttttcacgttttactTGTCTTAAGTGAAAAGAAATGACAAAGTATGCTTTTGTATTTTCCAGGTTTCAAAAGCTTAACACCTCCATTAACAATAGTGCGCAAAACTTTTGATCCGTCTATGAAAACAGATGATTTTCTACCATCGGTAATGACTTGCGTTAACTACCTAAAACTGCCTGATTATACCACTTTGGAAATAATGCGGGAAAAGTTGCGGATAGCTGCGCAAGAGGGTCAACATTCGTTCCATCTCTCCTAGAAACAGGTGCAAGATTGGCATCTCCGATTTCTTTTATCACTTACTCTTGTATTATCTAGGTCACGAATTATTCAAGCTTCATTTAAGATGTATGTGAAATTACGTTGCAGTGAGCTATTTCAACGTGGTTTTATCTCatgtgaattttttttgactactttttgtttaaaaaaaaatttttttggtgCAACTTCTTTCTTTTGGTGTTTATATCTCTTTTACGATTTGGATTGTGATATACTTTGATCAAGAAGAAAAGTGCAAAGTTGCAGAATTAACCGCGTGAGTTTACGCTCTCGTAAAATGCTACGAACCGAGTGGCTTGCGAGCAACCTCGTTTTAGGGAAAAGAAACTTATCTTCAGTGTGttacaattaaagaaaaaaaaaaataataaaaaaagaaggaaaagattGTAAATATAGTTTAATATACACAAGTCGatataaatactttatatGATAGTAACGAGAAAAATGATATTGttatgggaaaaaaaaaattgtactaaCTGGATATAACATAGCCTgagagcgaaaaagagagaggaggacgTTTACTAGAcataagtaaattttatatcagtGGTGCGTTAACAAGCATCGCCATATATCGCCAATCCTCGCGTCCTatgcgaaacaaaaatttacgaGCTAAAATCAGCAAGAGACGCGCACGTCTGTGACAGGCGCGCGAACACGTGTTTTGTCGGAACAACACTATTTTcgaacacacacacatacacatacacatcACCCGCATTTACACATCCACTCATTTGCAATATCGTATCTCTCGCTACTATTCTCTATTTTATAATCGATCTCTTCGTGTTCGCCGTTTTTGAGTTTGTAACGATCGAGAATGCCACGCGCGAATCACATTGCGTAACGCCTTTACATTTAAGTTCAATCAGTGTGTAATTcatcaatattatttgatatttttaatgttaagtGAATTAATCCCGATTGTTACTTTATTTAGCTGCATAAGGAAGGGCGTGATCGGGATCGTCAGAATCGCCATCACGACACGCGTATGAATCGAAGAGAAACTCCGACGTTCATTTACTTACAAGCAAAATCGTATttagagggaaaaaaaaaaagaaaaaaaaaatgaattgtAAGAGAACTGTATGATACAAAATAGAATGGATATAAAGTAAGTGAAGCTGGTGTATCAAATGGATAATACAAGGTACATTACATTACTTTCTTATATCAAGAAACGCGCAGTTTATGTGGAATTtgtgcaaaagaaaaagaatgtgTGAGAAGTGAATCAGTTACATGTCGaaacttgttttatttcaattttatgttATCAAATCTTGTGTATAATGTATACCGTGTACACAATCcgacgtttttcttttctttatttgttgTATCCTCAgagacaaatttaaaatttcagaATACTTTCATTAGCAGAAgttgtaattttatgttattactatacaatactttttttctatGTGTATATGCGCACACGCATGCATATATACACATGCATACACATATTCATACACACACCACACATACACACCAATACATCGTACcctaatatactttttatcatCACGATTACGTTTTCTAGGCgtctgaaataattatttaattcgatttttcttttatgtgaCGACAAATCACGAGTGATGGTATAATGTGCAGAGAAGTTGAGAAACGTAaggcagaaaaaaaacttggatATGTGCGTTatcataaaatgtataatggTTCAAGACACGCAATTCAAACCCatgtcattaatattataaacaagagatatatttatatcgattCAATAgtataaacaaattttactttattcacaatacatatttttttgttttttttttttttctttggaagCCTTCAATAAATATGTATCATGAATATCTTCATCAAAGGAATGTACCTttcaaaatgcaatttataaaaatcagaAATCACGTAAGAGACAGTATTATTGTCCGAGAATATTTGAAGTTTCTTCGAATAaacgcaaaattatatttatttacttt is a window from the Cardiocondyla obscurior isolate alpha-2009 linkage group LG01, Cobs3.1, whole genome shotgun sequence genome containing:
- the Ctrip gene encoding E3 ubiquitin-protein ligase TRIP12 isoform X1 gives rise to the protein MADQQDQLSSGGSVEKASASADTSKFRGKSSSGGSSGYRKRQSTGAIPDSVEEKRRRQITGDPQTSQVDSNTVHTHSIDSSKGEGRIRGERRNHGAGLESYPEIDWRSHHKIHQASLSSSSGTRVRSAARTNLPELHLTPTDCVASRTRSRTPQNSQALTQGTSSYDLSLTSGYGSRKTNTYSSLVASSSATLITSHPSTSRGRGGQRMSECLEGFVSAVKALFPISTQTYHQEDSKSHGGATCSATSSSTSSQVLGVKSSIRVGNAASNSVESGGGALAHDGAGTSGIASTATANPPVSAAVSANPTHPHSTHKHLLRSRAKASGEQPKELPSGNKTSGKHHKKDTTTGSCSSSRHRSSSRVRKPVVESGSAGLGSVMSGNDSISATSVSSSIPSSQLVSTTGEEESASTATSATASGGPSGMSATTGDSESDDGEVGRLQALLEARGLPPHVFGALGPRMQHLLNRSMGASSAAKAQQLLAGLQAVEDEGEQLQAVMNMGEILVMGNEDTLTGFPVKQVVAALINLLGIEHNFAIMTHACRALTYMMEALPRSSTVVVDAVPVFLQKLESIECMDVAEQCLTALAMLSRRHSKTILHAGGVSACLKFVDFFNITAQRAALTITANCCQNLHPDDFHLVVDSLPLLTSRLTNQDKKSVECVCQAFSRLVDSFQHDPVMLHKIINAELLQNLQQLLMITPPVNSTNNFITVLRMLSVISNRCPDLAQLLLQQNIAFTLSYLLTGSLEVKTEDVELVPRTPQEWFEITCLIEELMPPLPTDGIFSVNSLLERTSNQQETVQWEWRDERQCSHPFSTIDSRIIEMAFQNGEDEICLTSLGRTYTIDLTVMKQINEDIGMARSIFRRVNTNPTEGKSPTCSSSMDVVPPVIETNEWLVSFIRTLFSVLYEVYSSSAGPAVKCKCLRALLRMVYYASTDLLKDVLKNQVVSSHIAGMLASQDLRIVIGALQMASILMKRLPQVFGVHFHREGVLHQVRQLADPEVPLGVSPPKCPSGTSLPSPQPGPSNTPLSSTTMLSSSSATSPVVSPSSNGNILFGTIASSCQYKPNISASLESHRTELNNSIEETSASQSAHLRIGDVLKKKRQNKKGRFSRLGSATTPQQTQQPESLFTGFTPKNNRFLGNLNPAKWGRKSSSSSTSNDKRDSSSSTNLSKPPSNPSLTGGNRDKAKAWVREQAAQFLARYQDDAPCTHPALTVLARLTAAIQRLQSNELDEMLSALTELRDIVLESDISPFEMNYSGLIKALLNYLTTTDAPGNRYDRLRMFWKLFAESTMQQNNDIMDLNPGAFGALVTKLNSCVAQLEQFPVKVHDLPAGSGAGRGGTSALKFFNTHQLKCNLQRHPDCNNLKQWKGGTVKIDPLALVQAIERYLMVRGYGRIRDADSMVSDDDNSEDDIDDTLAAVVISQGPPKHKLQFLIGDVVLPFNMTVYQAVRQFGCSGVDHSEAEADSEPPLGHDAVWVQTHTIYYRPVPEEDAATSPKSGSSSQGNSRKGKGKSTKISSKRKEDSLWLEGTVPLQHCPLAPYLSPALPPSVTITDASLDGLCLLRLLHALNRHWGILFPHLKSMSLLLPQDFINNKIAAKASRQLQDPLVIMTGNLPSWLQQIASVCPFLFPFETRQLLLYATSFDRDRALQRLLDSAPELSGSDSQERVTPRLERRKRTISRTDILKQAEQVIQDLASNKALLEVQYVNEVGTGLGPTLEFYALVSKELQRADLDLWHGSSSATENGYVNSLHGLFPIPIPWNTKVSHLAKLKTKFKFLGKFMAKAIYDSRMLDLPFSLTFYRWLLGEEHTLTLADLAYVCPDIYRTLSKLQEVVRKKEVMEKDQTLRPHEKAQLIEALDLDKCPISDLGLVFELPGYENIELRKGGSDISVTVHNLDQYIKLVVHWFLYEGVFRQMEAFREGFESVFPPSQLRLFFPEELEAVFCGHAQTGGLWDVKTLAECCRTDHGYTPDSRAICFLFEVMSKYNSEEQRQFIQFVTGSPRLPVGGFKSLTPPLTIVRKTFDPSMKTDDFLPSVMTCVNYLKLPDYTTLEIMREKLRIAAQEGQHSFHLS